tgtgatcctcctgtctctgcctccagaggatTACAGAGGTCAGTACCACATCCAATCTGAAAAAAAACTCATAATGAAATGCAAAAATAGGTAGACTTAATAGCTCATATGTTATAAATGAGCAAATATGCCATGCTTCAGTATTTATGTAAAGACTATGAACTTAAAGAGAGTAACGCAGcaaggcttggtggtgcacacctttgatcttgGCACTCCGGAGGcaaaggtaggaggatctctatgagctaggccagcctggtctacatggtgaacaACGTGATAGCCAGAACTATAcagtgggatcctgtctcaaaaaaagaagggagcactggtgggggcggggagagaatAATAcagcttttcctttaaaataaattttatggcaTGAGTATTTGTAGAAAATTAATATTGCAGGGCTAGGGATACAGCTTAGTGGAAGGACACTTGCCAACATGCTCAAAAAGGCCCTTTCCAACAGCACTGGGATGGAGTGGGTGAGAAACAACAGGCAACAAACTAATCACAAATGAGCTTCTCACTGTAAAAATCAAGATGGGCCTGGTGCCacgtgcctgtaattccagcaaaaGGATTCAGAGATTGAACCCAGCCTGATCAGCAAgatccagctttaaaaaaattttaatgggagctggagagatggctctgtagttaagagcacttgctgctcctccagacgacccaggtttaattcccaaacccacatggcagctcacaaccatctgtaactccagatccaatgAATagcttcttctggtctccactggGCACCagaccaggcatgcatgtggtacacagacatacatgcaggcaaaacactacacacataaaattaaaattttaaaagaaataaaaatttcaccAGGTGATGgtatctcacacctttaatcccagcactcaggaggcagaggcaggaggatctctgtgagtttgaggcaatcctatgctacagagtgagttccaggacagtcagggctatacagtgaaaccgtctcaaaaaacaaaataaaataaaacaaaatgttcatcAGAACATAGAAAAACTTAAGCAAACTAAGTAATTCCCAGCAACAACCATTTCAGtaccattttctttaaattgtatATTCATTACAGAAATGTAATGTTATGAAGTATTTTACATTCAGTAACTACGCTGAACATTTGAAGTGATCTCCCATTTTCCAGCCAACTCAAATTTTGTTTTAAGTAAGAATCGATCATCAAAGCAAACTGCTCCccagatatgatatagatatagatatatatacatatatataatatgatatagatatatatgatatattatgtatatatgatatagataatatgatatagatatacattacatatatacatatatacacatatacatacacacacacaccacacacgagATGTCAGAAATGTGGCTTCTGCTTCTGCCCAATAGCAACAATTTCAGCAGATCACTTCATTCTCAGTTATTCATGctttcaaaatattcaaatataaaacaagacTAGATTTATATAGGGATGTTCGTTCTAGAATTCTATAAATTGTAAGCAATTTATTTTAaccaatttaaattatttttgagagCACAACTAAATGAAAGTTAACAGCAGTACGGAATTAAACTGAACACTACACAGACACACGGTGTTTTTGTTATGTCTCTGACTTTCCAATTCAAGTGGGTGGATGGGACAGGTTGTATCTGAAAACTATCCAAGTAAATGACCACAGGAGCTCCTGGGGTAGCAAAAATGGCTAAAGGatagaatgggggggggggggaagaccacaaaaatatcaaaataaaaaacagatgatCCACATAGTTACTACTAGACTGCAGTGGTTTTTCAACATTCCTAAGGAGGTCTGATAAAGGAAGAACTGTCCTCTTAAccatcaaaattatttttgtatccTCAAACACAAGAACAAAATATCAATTACACTTACACTGGCAACTTAGTTACCTGTGCttataattcatttaaattaaaaaattacttaaatcAAAAGCTATTATTTATGCCTTTATAGCATTTAAGGTAAGTGCTTCATACtggataaacaaatgaatgactgAAAATATACAAGTCTCTGATCTTAAATATGTCTGTTCTTAGTAAATTCTGATCACCCTTTTTACTTACTTTTACATCATActctaataaaatataataagtgaACTAAAAGAACAGATGAGCCAGGaggtgtggtgcacgcctttaatcccagcactcgggaggcagaggcgggcggatctctgtgagttcgaggccagcctggtctataaagcaagttccaggaaaggtgcaaagctacacagagaaaccctggctcaaaaaaccaaaacaaacaaacaaacaaacaaaaaacagatgagGCCAGGTGCTATGGCACCcaccagctacttgggaagcagTGACATAAAATTCACTTGGTTCAGTtctaggaggccagcctgggcaacacataCCATCTCAAGACAAAGACAAACAGGTaagagagctggtgagatggcttagcaggtaaaggcacttgcaatCAAGGCTGCCAACCAGATGCTAGAACCAAATCCTAAAAGCTGTCCTCAGAccgcctcacacatgccaggggcatgcacacattcacacttacaataaataaatgtactttttaatAAGTAAAACAGAACAGATGAAGGTAACTAAATATGTAAGAACAGTACCACTTCCAGgtaccaataaaaatataaaattacacctaagagagattaaaaatgagtaataaaacacaaacacagagaggggGAACCTAAAGGATTCACCTACGTAAATCCCTGGCCTATCCAAAGGCCTTTGATCTCCAAAACAAATGACAATGGCAAAGAATTCATCGTTtcacaaaaacaagtaaataaatgcataagtaatcttaaatgctttaaaaaaaatggaatgatttAAATGTGCCTGGCCCTGGAACAAACTCCTACTCAATTAAATTCAAAGAAATAAGTTAACTTCCAGCATTtcattttgactttattttgagGAAAATTCAAGATTTTTAGTTCactatatatttattcatttttcttttatgtgtatgagtgcctacatgtatatatgtgcaccacatgtgtacctggtgctcttggaggccaagaggacattagatcccctagaactggagttacagatagctgtgtgttgtatgggtgctgggaaccaaacatgggcCTCCTACAAACACAAaaggcactcttaaccactgtctcaactccagttccaagtttactttattttttttgaataCAAGATATCCacttaaaaaaaagtatgaattatcagccaggtggtggtagctcacgcctttaatcccagcatcacaaggcagaggcaggaggatctctgtgagttcgaggccagcctggtctacagagcaagttccaggacacccagagctacacacagagaaatcctgtctctgtgaagaacaacaacaacaaattacgTATCATCTACGCCTCCTCTTttgctcctcttccttcttctctgagacagtctctctattTAGACCTtttctgacctggaactcactatgtagaacaatctggcctcaaactcacagagatctgcagtTAGTGTTAAGATTACCATGCCAGGCAATATATTCTCTTTTCAAATTGATGGGAGAGAATCATAGCTATGTAAGTATATTAGCAACAAGTATATTGTGGTGTTATAATccgaatacattttttttctaactatgTAAGAGATTTGCAGATAAGCCATTACTATCTCACAGAAACACaatcatttttatctctttaaagtaattttataactttttttttttaaaacagggtcatGAAtaccccaggttggcctcaaactcaagatacTGTTGTGGACAAGCTTGAACTTGTAATcgtcctgcctccaactcctgagtgggcatgtgtctgtttttatgtggtgctggggaatcaaacctggggctaCATGCATGTTAGCTGAGCTCTATACCAACTGGGCTGCAGCCCCTGTCCAATTTCATAACTACTAACTCACAACAACCAAACCTGTGAGGTCAGAAGTTTTTCTAACatcatagatgaggaaactgaagcacTGAAATGTTGAACATGTTCTAAATGCCAGTTAATGGCAGGGAGAATCGTGATTCTTAGCATTACAGCTTCTCAGAAGGAGTATTACAACATATGGCAAGTCTTTTCTAAAAGATAAAGTGTTTTGGTATGGCAAGGAATCACTTTCTAGATATGcataaacaaacaacacacagacatacactttGATTTTCATTAACAGGTGCACGTGAGACAAAGCAACTGGAAGCTATAAATATTAAACTAAACTGCCACTGGACTCTAATATAGTAAGAAAATAAGATTTCTCTCTAGTGAGttagttttatttcttctgtaaTTCTTACCCCTATCTAAATAAGTCAGAGACCGAGCCCAGGCAAATAAGAATTGGCTCATCCAATAAATTTATGAGAGGCTATATTAAAACATTtcccgcacgcctttaatcccagcactcgggaggcagaaccaagtggatctcagtgagttcgaagtcagcctggtctagagagcgagatccaggacaggcgccaaaactacacagagaaaccctgtcttgaaaaaaccaaaaccaaaaccaacaaaaaatgtCCCCAATCAAACAGGacgccaggtatggtggtgcaagcATGCAATCCCTGCACCAGTTACTcggggagttccaggccagtcagccCTACAAGACTTGAACggtctcaaaacaaactaaattcattaatttaaaacatCAGCTCTCCGTTTATCCACCAGATAGTCCATGTGAATCAGAATCATCAGCAACTATCCATCAAGATACCCTTGAACAAATGAATGACTATGTGTCGGCATTTTTAAATCCCAGGCCTGTCTGCTCTTTGCATACAGCCACTTTCAGTCTCCCATCATTCTCTCACCAGGGTGCACACAAGGAATGTAAATTTCAGATGTAATAGGATACAATGAGGGTAGCAAATCTGATGCAGGTGAATATACTAATCCCAAAGATTAAAATTACCCATAACGCTACTCGCCAATGTTAACTCTGCTGAACAGGCACCGTGGCATACAACCCGGCAAAGACTTCTCGTAAATATCATTTATTCCCATCCACTCCTTTTCATACATGACTATTCCTGATCTACACTAGTTCTAAGAACATAAGTGTCCTTTCCGTTAAGGTTGCTTTCTCAATTAGTTTCTCAAATCCCCGTCGTtgttgtctcccccccccccccgccataaAAAAAAAGGGGTGCACTCTCCCACTTGGCACAAGAGAACACCAATAACAAacggcaggaggcagagggtgcTGCTCGGCATCCGCACCACTGCCAACCCTTCGCCATTAGACCTCAAGTGGGCCAGTTAGAAAGGTGAACTAGTTTGCTCTTCGCACACTTGTCCATCGCTGTCACCCCCCTTAACCCCTTCCACACTCGCCAAGACAGCCACTACCTCTCCCTCGGAGTGGGCCTAGGCGGGTCACCTGCGCCGGCCCCACCCGGAGCCCTCCATCCCCGCACGTCCGCCGCCAGCCCCGGCAGGCACCGCACACCCCTTCCCCGCGGGGCAGAGACCTCCGGCCGGCGTCCGCCCGCCTAAGGCCATTCTTCCTCCGAACTCCAGCAGCCTCCACTCGCCTAGCCTCAACTCCCCGCCGCGCCCGACTCGCCCCTGGCTGGCCGAAGAGCCAAGGAAACGGGCGGCTCGGACGCGTCCCAACCCTGTGCGGTTCCCGACGCCCCCTGGCCCGGCCGTGAAGCCGCCTCCGGCACCGGCGCCCTAAGGAGCCCTTGGATGCTCCGGGGCGAGCAGGGCCCCGAGGCCGGGGCTGCAGGCACCGGGCCTACTCACCGGGAGCTGGCGGAGCGTGGGAACCGGCGCGCCCCCCACGGCCCGGCGAGCGGGGCGCGGCCCCGGCGCGCGGCCCTCCGCCCGGCCCTCGCCCGGCGCGGCGAGCTGGACGCTGCTCActccggccgccgccgccgccgccgcagcttCGCCACCTTAGCCGCCATCTTGCCTcaacccctctccctcctccccctcggGCCCGGCGGCCGCGCTGAGGCGGCTCCGACGCGGGCTCCTCCTCCTTCCGGAGGGTTGGGGAGACGACTCCCTCCCCGGGCGGAGCGCCGTTCTTACCTCGGCCTCGCTTCCTGGGTCGTGGGTGCCGCGCCGGTGCCTTTCCAGGGGCCGCTCGCACTCGCACCCGCTCCGGCAGCAGCGCCTGGGGCCCGACGCGCCGCGGCAGCCATCGCGCAGCCGGCCCGGAGCGCCAGCGCGAGCCGGCCACTCCCGCGCGCCTGGGGCCtttccccctacccccaccccctcgGGCGTGGGAAAAGGACCCGGCGGCGTCCGGCGACCCCTGCGCACCGCCCGGGCGGTTCGTGCGCCGGAGCCAGAACCCCGAGCGAGCCCACGTGGCTGGGGTGCTCGTTAAGGGTCACACCGAGTCTTCACCGGAATGGCGGGCCaggcctccgccgccgccgcgtaGCTTCCTTAATCGCCACCTCTTAAAGAGAATGTGAGGGCCTCCTGACCGCACTCTCTCCGCCTCACCCTTCTAGTGAAATGACGTTGCCTCATAGCCGCTTTACTCTGCTTCTCGCAGAGCCGCCGCCATCCGAGGGGggggtaaaaaacaaaaacaagtgtgaCCCGCTTCGGAAAACTTTCATCCGGATAACGGGCCGTTGATACGAAGACTTGGGTCCTAAGAAGTAGGTTAGAAAACGAGTTGAAGCGAAAAGGGAACTCTCCCTACCGAATgctaaagttttattttcagaggcTTCCGTTTTAGCCGGCGTGCTCTGACACGCCTGAAGTCCCCGCTCAGGAGGCGGAGGAATGAGAAGCATTGCAAATTCGGGACCAGCAATGGTCTACCTAGCGAGTTCAGGGGTCCCCGGGGGTACACACAGCGAGACACGGTCTCAAAATAATTCTGAAACGCTTCCCTTTACGCACACTGAACGGTAAGAAAGATACTGGACCGCACAGAGTTCGGTGCAACCCTCCCCGACCCTGGGGCAGGTACAGGATTTTGCCGTGGCTGTGTAAAAGATGGGACGGCGCAGTGTGGGTGGAAGTTTCCACGATAGAGCACGAATCTCGCCGTTCTCGGGCCACCGAGCGCTTAACCCCGGAACGCAGTTGCAGCGGGTTCGGTTTTCCCGCAGGAGCCCGAGTCCACACCCAGCCTTCCTTACTGCGCAGGCGCGCTGCCACTCACCCGGCATGGAAGTGGTGGCTCTCTTGTGTGTGGCGGTGGCTGTCCTGACATGGGGCTTCCTCCGGGTTCGGGACTTGGCGGAACGAATGAGGTCTCCGGAGCAGGCGGGCCTGCCGGGAGCCGGAAGCCGGGCCCTTCTGGTGATCGCGCACCCGGACGATGAAGCCATGTTCTTTGCTCCCACGGTGCTAGGCTTGGCCCGCCTGGAGCAGCGGGTGTTCTTGCTCTGCTTCTCCACAGGTAGGAGTCGGGTTAGGGAACTAACCGATCTCAATTACTTCCTCCCGAAAGGTTTTCTGTCCTAGTGAATACACCGAAGGTCCTTCCTCTGTGCTCGCCACAGGCTGGGGACAGATAGGTCGTGGAACCCCGAGCGAATTCCACCCTTCCCCAGCCAAATTGAGGAGTAGAAAAGTGGTTGCCCATCGTTGGTTCCATTCAGTGCCTCCTTGTTCCTTTGGGAACTGCcactgttgttgtttggttttgtaagACAGTCTCACTGCAGCCTAgcttccccaggactgggattacagatgtgagccgaTGGATGTGCCTGACCTTTTATCCTGAGGAACCATCTATTTACAGAAGGATCGAATATAATCGTGTCCCAAACAATCTGAGCTGTTTGGTGTCTGCCCAACCCACCAAGTTTCTTTCCTAATAATAGCAAAAGATGTTCCTGCTGCTTTGAAATCCATGTGCGCTACAAAGATGAATGAATATGTCAGAATGGAAAAGTTACTTCAGATGAAGAGATAGAAACTACTTAATGTTAGAGTTCATCTCCACCCAGTTTTCATTAAGAGGACTCTTCaagggttgggggtttagcttcgatcctcagctcccccccccaaaaaaagaggactcttcaaaataaaatttgcattatgatacaaaaaaaaaaaacatgacaccTAAATATGATGATGGCTGCACAACTTAAAACTTAAACTGTATACATACAGTGGGTAAACTTTATGATATATCAAATTATACCCCAATAAAGTTGATTTTCAAAATTGCCTGTGACCTCTCTTCCCGTGTGGCTGTGTGTCATTcagttcttcatttttaaataagactTTTCACTCACAGAGATCGCATTTTACATGTCCTTTCTCCTTAGCACCACTTTTTATTTATGCTAGACGACTCTCACCAGGACTGATTTATGAAATTGCCTGAACTTAGGAGAGTTGTTGTTTTGTAAACAGAGTTAATGCAGGTTTATTAAGGAAAGTGAGAAAGAACTCCTGATACTCTattactttttaagatttattttatgtgtgtgggtgttttgcctatatgaatgtatgtgcaccacatgcaagcctggtgccctcaaagaccagaagagagtgtcaggttCCTGGAACTTAAGCTATAGCCAGTTATGAactactgagtgctgggaactgaattccagtcctctggaagagcatagAGTGCCCTAAACCACTTAgacatctctcctgccctctgtcctatttatattttatactagTTATTATAATTGAATTATATACAAATTTGTTTCAAGATTTGCATCAAAACCTGTATTTGCAAGACGGTATGGGTGCAGTATGTCCTTTAATAtgaacatttaatattttctctattaTTCTCAATAGGACATAAAAATTGGGCACCAGAAatcaatttgtctttttttttttttttccagttcttagGTTTGAGCTCAAGCTCTCAAACATTCTAGACACCCAGTCTCCCGAAATCTTTTTCTAATAAAAGATGTaagcacagccttggtgcagtgggaaggggcttggacctgcctaggctcagtgtgctgggctctgctgactccccattggagacctcgatttgggggattcggggtggcttgggaaagagggctgggggtgggaggaggagggaatctgtgaatagtatgtggagtgagtagaaaatttcttaataaaaatgaaaaaaaaagatgtaagcaTTCACTTAGCAGTTAGtactttttgttggtggtggttttttcgagacaaggtttctctgtgtagccctggctgccctgaaactccctctgtagaccaggctgatctcaaactcacagagatccacctgcctctgcctcctgagtgctgagattaaaggcctacaCTACCTACCAGCTAGCAATTAGTACTTCTATTGATGTCTTTATTTCCTCTGAATCCAACTTGCCATTTTAAATTGGTCACTGTTGCAGTAAAAGAGCAAGAAAGTAGTGATGTTTAATACAGTATAGTGAAAACTGTAGCAATAGAGAAAGCACAGTACACAGGAAGTTAAGAAGAACATTAATTCTCTTTTTAGACTGTTTCCTTAGGCTCCAAATAGGTTTCCTTTTGATCTGAGCTTTCAAAAGAAGACTGTATAGGGAGCAGGGCTGATCCTTCTAGGCCGTACAAAATAAGTCGATTACATCCTGCACCTGTGCAAACAGCTTATCCCAACTACATCCTCAGTTCCAGGAGAAGGGAGAAGCAAgaaaaaagagttttattttggtggtggtgactCAGTTAACTGTCCTCCGCCATCCTATAAGACGACACTATTATTTCTGTCTTACAAACAGACATTGAATCACCAAGACTATAACATGAAGAAGCCAAGGCCCTGTGCCTCCACACGGCTCTAAACCATTACACCCAGGCTGCCCAGTTGCTTTGTGTGCCATGTGAGTTGATAAAATAATCTTAATCTGATTCCTAGAAACATTCATTCATCAAACTTTTTTTAGtctattaattttttatatattataaatcatTAATTATGCAGGAGAGAGGAACTTGCATGCCATGGCTCACAGATGGTCATCAAAAGACAACCTCCAGGAGTCGGTTCCCTTCTCCCACTCTGCAGGAGCATGGCATTGAagtcaggccatcaggcttggcagcaagtgcctttacccactgagccatctgtctggcCCCAAGccgttatttttaaaaaggggtgctggagagatggctcagcagttaagaggggttactcttgtggaggacctgagtttggttcccagcttaTGAAGGcctatttctccagctccaaaggattcaacacctcttctagcctctacatGTACCTGAactcacatatacatatcacCCCATGGCACAAATATAAACataatgaaaactaaaattaaagctgggcgtggtggctcacacctttaatcccagtgcttgggaggcagagactggcagttgagttccaggccaacctgttTTACAAAGTGAAttgtaggac
This Peromyscus maniculatus bairdii isolate BWxNUB_F1_BW_parent chromosome 8, HU_Pman_BW_mat_3.1, whole genome shotgun sequence DNA region includes the following protein-coding sequences:
- the Pigl gene encoding N-acetylglucosaminyl-phosphatidylinositol de-N-acetylase isoform X5, with the protein product MGRRSVGGSFHDRARISPFSGHRALNPGTQLQRVRFSRRSPSPHPAFLTAQARCHSPGMEVVALLCVAVAVLTWGFLRVRDLAERMRSPEQAGLPGAGSRALLVIAHPDDEAMFFAPTVLGLARLEQRVFLLCFSTGNYYNQGEIRKKELLQSCDVLGIPPPNVTIIDNSEFPDDPGVQWDTEHVASTLLQHIKVNDINLELGSHTGTTTSKLTQCRGTNPGFHAC
- the Pigl gene encoding N-acetylglucosaminyl-phosphatidylinositol de-N-acetylase isoform X7, which codes for MGRRSVGGSFHDRARISPFSGHRALNPGTQLQRVRFSRRSPSPHPAFLTAQARCHSPGMEVVALLCVAVAVLTWGFLRVRDLAERMRSPEQAGLPGAGSRALLVIAHPDDEAMFFAPTVLGLARLEQRVFLLCFSTAKDVPAALKSMCATKMNEYVRMEKLLQMKR
- the Pigl gene encoding N-acetylglucosaminyl-phosphatidylinositol de-N-acetylase isoform X8, which gives rise to MGRRSVGGSFHDRARISPFSGHRALNPGTQLQRVRFSRRSPSPHPAFLTAQARCHSPGMEVVALLCVAVAVLTWGFLRVRDLAERMRSPEQAGLPGAGSRALLVIAHPDDEAMFFAPTVLGLARLEQRVFLLCFSTVSFQMTPEYSGTQSMWPAPSSNT
- the Pigl gene encoding N-acetylglucosaminyl-phosphatidylinositol de-N-acetylase isoform X4, which encodes MGRRSVGGSFHDRARISPFSGHRALNPGTQLQRVRFSRRSPSPHPAFLTAQARCHSPGMEVVALLCVAVAVLTWGFLRVRDLAERMRSPEQAGLPGAGSRALLVIAHPDDEAMFFAPTVLGLARLEQRVFLLCFSTGNYYNQGEIRKKELLQSCDVLGIPPPNVTIIDNRALHSEGKLPKGCSVLTLQSVNVLRKYLYFLDLPWSLLSPQDVFFMLTSQEVARAKKAMSCHHSQLLWFRRLYIIFSRYMRINSLQFL
- the Pigl gene encoding N-acetylglucosaminyl-phosphatidylinositol de-N-acetylase isoform X6: MGRRSVGGSFHDRARISPFSGHRALNPGTQLQRVRFSRRSPSPHPAFLTAQARCHSPGMEVVALLCVAVAVLTWGFLRVRDLAERMRSPEQAGLPGAGSRALLVIAHPDDEAMFFAPTVLGLARLEQRVFLLCFSTGNYYNQGEIRKKELLQSCDVLGIPPPNVTIIDNSEFPDDPGVQWDTEHVASTLLQHIKVNDINLGPALRREAT